DNA from Methanofastidiosum sp.:
GTTGCCTTCAAGGTCAAGGACAGGAATAGCTCCAAAATCTAAGGAAGATTATACATTAGTAGAAGACTACCATCTTGTTATAAAGGATGCTAGAGAAACAAAAGGTTGGTCACAAAAAGACCTTGCTAGAAAAATGAATGAAAAAGAGTCAATAATCCACCATATTGAAACAGAAGGTTTTGCCCTATCAAATGAACTTATAATGAAGCTAGAAAAAGTCCTAAATATAAAACTCAAAGAAAAAGCAGACGAAGGAATTGACATATCTAAATCAAAACAAAGTTTAAAGGAAACAACAATCGGCGACATAATCAAGATAAAGAAGAAGTAAGGTATCTTAAGAAAACTGTTGCATATTCTCCTTTGTAAAGGAAGAATTTGAATCTTGCTCCATCTTTTTCAATACTAAAAGAAAGATCTCTGTAGTCGCCCAATATGTTTCTATAAGCACCGTTAGATCCCAAAAATGGTGCTTCGTTGACACGAAAACTCTCTTTTATTATTCCGTCTTTTTCTAAAAGTTCCATCGATATTTTTCCTAAAAGGGATTTAGGGATTAAGGATCCATAACCAATTAACGGAGCTATAACTTTAATATTTCCTTTTTTTATGCCCTCTTTAACTCGAGTGAGATTAGAATTATTTACTTGTGTCCTATAGTAATGGCCTTCCCTTTCCATGGACACTAGGTCCCCAATTTCTGCCTCATTTAATGGTATTTCTTTTATTCTTTCCAAAACGGCCTCATTGAATATCTTTGCCTGGTAAGCGTGAACAAAAAGAGAAGAGGTAGAAGGAGGTAGAACAACAAAAGCATTCGAATAGTCTGGAGATTTTGATAA
Protein-coding regions in this window:
- a CDS encoding TIGR00270 family protein, with the protein product MICEICGKTIQGKVFNIRVEGASVKVCDKCSRFGTDRQSWSKFGKGAMGSDGVVLPSRSRTGIAPKSKEDYTLVEDYHLVIKDARETKGWSQKDLARKMNEKESIIHHIETEGFALSNELIMKLEKVLNIKLKEKADEGIDISKSKQSLKETTIGDIIKIKKK